A single region of the Geobacillus subterraneus genome encodes:
- a CDS encoding iron-containing alcohol dehydrogenase, which translates to MQNFTFRNPTKLIFGRGQIEQLKEEVPQYGKKVLLVYGGGSIKRSGLYDEVIGRLTDIGAEVVELPGVEPNPRLSTVRKGVDICKREGIEFLLAVGGGSVIDCTKAIAAGAKFDGDPWEFITKKAAVTDALPFGTVLTLAATGSEMNAGSVITNWETKEKYGWGSPVTFPQFSILDPTYTMTVPKDHTVYGIVDMMSHVFEQYFHHTPNTPLQDRMCEAVLKTVIEAAPKLVNDLENYELRETIMYSGTIALNGFLQMGVRGDWATHNIEHAVSAVYDIPHAGGLAILFPNWMKHVLDENVSRFAQLAVRVFDVDPTGKAERDVALEGIERLRAFWSSLGAPSRLADYGIGEEHLELMADKAMAFGEFGHFKTLNRDDVLSILRASL; encoded by the coding sequence ATGCAAAACTTTACGTTTCGCAATCCGACGAAACTCATTTTCGGGAGAGGGCAAATTGAACAGCTGAAAGAAGAAGTGCCGCAGTACGGCAAAAAGGTGCTGCTTGTCTATGGGGGCGGCAGCATTAAACGAAGCGGGCTGTATGATGAAGTGATCGGCCGATTGACGGACATTGGCGCCGAAGTCGTCGAACTGCCCGGCGTTGAGCCGAACCCGCGCCTTTCCACCGTCAGAAAAGGGGTGGACATTTGCAAGCGCGAAGGGATTGAGTTTTTGCTTGCCGTTGGCGGCGGCAGCGTGATCGACTGTACGAAAGCGATCGCAGCCGGCGCGAAATTTGATGGCGACCCGTGGGAGTTCATTACGAAAAAAGCGGCCGTCACCGACGCGCTGCCGTTTGGAACGGTTCTGACGCTGGCGGCAACCGGCTCGGAAATGAACGCCGGCTCGGTGATCACGAACTGGGAGACGAAAGAAAAATACGGCTGGGGCAGCCCGGTGACATTCCCGCAATTTTCGATTTTGGACCCGACATACACGATGACGGTGCCGAAAGATCATACCGTTTACGGCATCGTCGATATGATGTCGCACGTGTTTGAGCAATATTTCCATCATACGCCGAACACGCCGCTGCAAGACCGGATGTGCGAGGCGGTGTTAAAAACGGTCATCGAGGCGGCGCCGAAACTCGTCAATGATTTGGAGAACTATGAGCTGCGCGAAACGATCATGTACTCCGGCACGATCGCCTTAAACGGCTTTTTGCAAATGGGCGTGCGCGGCGATTGGGCGACGCACAACATCGAGCACGCCGTCTCCGCCGTGTACGATATCCCGCATGCCGGGGGATTGGCCATTTTGTTTCCGAACTGGATGAAGCATGTGCTTGATGAAAACGTCAGCCGTTTCGCCCAGCTGGCGGTGCGCGTCTTTGACGTCGACCCGACGGGCAAAGCGGAACGCGACGTGGCGCTGGAGGGCATCGAGCGGCTGCGCGCGTTTTGGTCGAGCCTCGGGGCGCCGTCGCGATTGGCCGATTATGGCATCGGCGAGGAACATCTCGAGCTGATGGCGGATAAAGCGATGGCGTTCGGTGAGTTCGGCCATTTCAAAACGCTCAACCGTGACGATGTGCTTTCCATTTTGCGCGCGTCCTTATAA